The genomic interval CTGGGAGCTTGTGGATTGCTTCTCTTGCGGAAATCACGAAGAACACCACCTTGCGCGTACACAGCTTGATATGCTCAAAGACCTCAGTGAAACACTCCGGCTCTATGTGCTCGAGCACGTCTATACAGGCCACAAGTTCGCAAGCAAACGGATCTTCATCCCTGAGGGGGAGTGCTTTTCCATCAATGGCAGGATCATACTCCCACCAAGAAACCTTCTCCGTAACCCCGGTAGGCATGGCAAGTCGGAGGTCTCCCTTGCCACACCCGTAGTCCAGTACCGAAGAGCACTCATAAGCCTTGATTAACTCACCAATGGCCTGCGCATACCGCGGGGCCGTGGAGCCCCACTTCTCATCCGCCAGATGCTTCTGACGGTTCAGCTCGAGGTACTCTTCAGTGATGAGGACCATGCTACTCACTTACCTCCTCGTAGTAGAGATCCAGGTCCACCGGGGGAGTATCGATCACGCCAGCCCACTCCAAACTCACCTCTTCCTCTCCCGAACCTGCACTGAATCCTTGAAGTCCATCCATGTAGAAGACACCCACCTTGATGGATTCCTCCTCGCGAGGGGAGTGAGTGCCCACCAGATCTCCCTGAAGGAGGACACAGGTAGCACGAGTCTTGAGCCCCTGCCCATCAAGTGTAGTACCCCATCCAGCCACCGAGGAGGTCCACTTCCAGGTCACCCAGTTGTCCAGTTCACGGACGTCCGCTTCTGCGATGACTGTGGCCTGTCCCCTAACCTTCAGGGTTACGTTCCATTGCATTACGCTTCTCCTGTTGTCCTCTGAGGATATCGTATTGTTGGCTCCCCAAGAGCCAGTAGAGTTCGATTGAGTATGCTTCAATCCACTCATTCCAGCTTGAATCAATCCTAGTGTCACTAGGAACGTCAGAGACAATTTCATTGTTTCCTCTCCTCATGTTCAGGTCCTGAAAGAACCCGAGCCTGAATTTTCCTTCTGCTGCGTCAAGGAGCCTGTTCGTGTCCATCTTCCTTCATCCTGAAGTAGGCCGTGAACCAGTTCTGCCAAAGCTTCACACGTCTCTCTCGTGGGATGTCAGGCATCATGTACTCCAGGAGTACAAAGAACACGATCGGGTCCACATCCACAAAGGCGGGCGGATCACCCTCGAGGTTCTCTCTAGCGATCAACGAAGAGTCAAGGGGATTAAGGATTAAGGCTTGCTTGAATGACTCATAGTCTTCGGGCACCTCCTGTGATGTCTCAATGAACTCCTCGAGAGTGACCAGCCCTGGGATCTCTTCCCGTTCTGGGGGATGAGATTCACATGCGTATAGAAAAAGTCCACCCAGGCTGCACCCAAGTACCAGCCAGGAGACCTGGGAGACTGTTTCCTTGACACGCCATGGGACACATTCAAGTAAACATACAGACTGAGCGGACTTCATTCTTCTATCTCCTCAAGCGGACGATGACGCTCTGATCTCACAAGCTTTCGGATCTCGCTAGCCGGTACATGATGAGCTTCCCTGAGATGTTCCACATAATGCTCTTCGCAGAAATCGAGCATTGGTTGTCCGTCATACACACAGGTGTGTGTTGGCTTCTCCAAGCAGACCTCACAACGTCCCATCAGTCTTGCCTTGCGATACTCGCGTTTGCCCACATGACAGCCTCTTCAAGCTTGGTTACCGCGAGGGACTTTTCCCGGCTATCCGGGCAGTTGTCATTGAGAAGAAGTGCCAAGCTCTTTGCAGTGTTCCTGATCATCGTATAGATCTCAGGCTGTCCCTCCTTGGGAGGATGATACGTAAACCTTTTTTCGATGTCCTGTATTTCCACTTTCTCACCTCACTTGATGTTGATAGCCTTGGCCCGCAGCACCTTCACCTTGAAGTCCCGCGGGATCACGTTCAAGGCCAGATCCCACCACTCATGACTGTCCAAGAGAGCGAGGTCTGCATCCGTGCGCAGCTCCAAGGTCACTGCTACTTTCTTTCCCGTCTCTGAATCCGTCCTTGTAGGTTCTCGAGGCATTTACGATCTCCTCTTGTCTCCCAACGTAGTAGCCCCCTAAATACCCAAGGACGCCACTCACGAAGGCACAAGCAATGAACCAGATCATGACTCACCTCCTCAAGCAAGTCTCAGCACGTTCAAGCGCCTCAATAGGCGTATCTCCATAGAAGTACAAACCACCCTCGTGTACATAGACGTAGAAGGCACTCACAGGTCCGTGCGTCTCCTCGCTAGCCGTCTCATACTTCTTCTGAAGTTTCTCGTTCAAGTGTCCGACACCGCAAATACCAAGAGGAGACAAAGCTAGTAAACGACTCCAGAATCCAGTCATGTCCATGACCCTCACCTCCTCGGCCAGGGAAACTCCACGGGGTTCTCGTACCAGTACTTCTTCTGGTCGTAGAGGCCACTGCTGAAGTTTCTGGGGTTGGGCTTCGGACAATCAGGTGGAGGTGCTGGGCGATAGTACCAGCGCACCACACCCGCCCCTGGACATTTTCGCTCCTCTTCATGTGACCACCAGAACGAGAAGACGATGATCATGTAGATGAGCCAGTTCATTCCTTTACCTCACTATGGTGTACAAGGAGAACCATGTGGCCTCCTGATCCTTCACGAAGAGCTGGAACTCCTCAGGGCACCGCCAGTTCATTCCCTTGATGATGTCCACGATCCGAGGGATGTCCGCATGGTTGATAGCAGCCATGGCCACCGTAGCCTCAAAGGCATAGCTCCCGCCTGCATACCTATCCAC from bacterium carries:
- a CDS encoding class I SAM-dependent methyltransferase — encoded protein: MVLITEEYLELNRQKHLADEKWGSTAPRYAQAIGELIKAYECSSVLDYGCGKGDLRLAMPTGVTEKVSWWEYDPAIDGKALPLRDEDPFACELVACIDVLEHIEPECFTEVFEHIKLCTRKVVFFVISAREAIHKLPDGSNCHRIIQEPEKWLGCLMDRWKIRSYNLLGDTEVVAVCEKE